The window AACCTTACTTCTTAAGAACAATCCTGATAATTGGGTTAAAAGAGGCACAGGATCTCAAGTTAAAATTAATATCCACCATCCAGTTTTTCCCTCTATTAATGTAGGATTGTCCCCTACAAAATATTGTTAAGCTATATTTAGTCTAGGATAGGTTTTGGAGTCTCAGAGTTGAAGCTAGTACTGAAGAACTAAACACGAAACTCTGATTTAGCTGTAGTTGGTTTGCCCTAAAAAGTCACGTAAGGTTTACATATACTGAAATCTGGAATATCAGAAATTCAGCACTTGTGCCTGGTGTGCCGTTACCTAATATTCTAAGAGCTTAACACGTTAGAAGAATTTTTCGAGGGGCTTTACTTCAAAAACTACACACTGTTTTAGTGGAAGAGTATCAAGACTTTGTTACCAATATACATCTTCAAGTTTATCATTAAATAGGTTTGCATGCAACTTAAGTgatatcattaaaaaaaaggattaCCTGGCATAACCAATGATTAGACTACCAAAGACTGTTCCGAtaccagcaccagaaccagccACTCCTACTGTGGCAGCACCAGCACCAATAAATTTGGCAGCAGTGTCAATGTCCCTGCTGACAGCACTAGTCTGGAACTCTCTAAGTGCTACTTGAGAGACAGCATTCTGGGCTCCATTAAGTGTTGAGCTGCCCTGAGAAACAAAGATGAAAAGCATTTAAATACAGAGACAAACTGAGATCTTCCATAGCTATTCTGAAGTTTTGAGTTATTCTACAGTTCTTCTATTACAAATACAGTAAACCAGAGTGGTTAAAGAGTTTACTAGAGCCTGTGACTAGAAGTTTAGACTTCTGTATGTTACTTGCAGAACATAATGGACTGTAGCTTTGATGGGAGAAAACGTATTAGATAACCCTTTACAGATCTGTCATACAATCAATATTTTAGTTAGTAAAGTACATTTGAAAACTAGGATGAGAACACTTGGGCTCACCAGAAAGTTTAGAAAGCTACAGAGTTTAGTTTATAAGGTACCTCTCCAGTTCTGATCTCTGGCTTAGACAACACTGATGCAGAAATTGGTCTGTACAAGACTCTTGATCCTACACGGATCTGTAAGAGAAAATAAAGTGACATTTGACCACAAACATTTCTACATAACTACACTGGCTtttaatagtgatttttttttttttaaaaaaaaagatcaaggACTTTGCTAGTCACTAAGTCTTTCAGCTTAAGGTCAAGGCAGTGGACGCTGACAATCTGCAGACATTGACATATCTAGCAATGTCAATGCAAGGTAAGAAGAAAGCTTTCATTTATCACTTGATTCCCTTACTCAGTCCCCTTTTCTGGAATGGGTTCTTTATGTCAATGTTCACGCTAATCCATTATTTGGAGCCATTGCTAAATAGCACTGTAATATTGAGAGCAAATAATGTTTTTATTGCTATTACATAAATCACACTTAAAACAAAGGATGAGATACCACCACATTTTAGAAATTGAAATGAAAGCGAGATACTGAGCATCTGTAACCCGACACTAATCAAGTTGCTACCCATTTGTTTATCAAAACGAGTGCTTCTGACTTGCTTATTTGTGAGCATCATGCTATAGCTGAAAGTGAAATACAGAAGGCTGCAAGAATAATTCAGATCTCATTTCGAAAGGGTAACTGCCCTCATGTTTTAGagctaagaaaaataaaagtagaaaCTTGAGGTTTTTCAGCAGTAATAAAAATCCACTGCAATGCACTTAAACAGCCTTAGCTACTCTGCAAGAAGGAACTGGTAACTTCTGAGAGACAACACCCAGAATTAAATCTAGCAAGGGAGGAATGAATGAACCCTCTCTCCAGCGCGGCCTGCTGCTGTCCTTGGGCTCCCACCGCTCTAAGGTCACGCTGACTCGTACCGGCCCGTGTCCGCAGCAGAACGGGGAGGCGCCGGCTGTGCCGAGTGATCCCCGGCAGGGGTGGAGGGTCTCGCTCCTGCCCAGCGGAAGCGATAAGCTGGAGTTTGACCTACAAGCAAGGGGCTGAGCGGGCGCCAGGCCTCACGAGCAGCGACCAGCCCTCGGGGCGGGGGGATCGCTTCTCTCCCCAGAGCCCGCTACTCACCGCGGAGCCCGAGGCTGCAGAGAAGGGACTTGACCTGCAGCAAGGGGCTGGGAGAGCCAGGCCCCGGCAGCAGCTCACTCCTGGCACTGGGGAAGCCCCCGCTGCAGCCTCATAGCCGCCCCGCCTCCCGGAGCTGGGACTTGAAGCCAGCAGCCTGGAGGAGCCCGCGCGGGAGCTGTCCCGAGCCGCAGCGGCGGCTACCCAGCGCAGCCGGCGGCACTCACCAGGGCCGGGGAGGAGGCGAGCTTCACGCAGGCGAACATGGCAGAGGGCTGCGGGCTGGCGCTGTGTCCCCGGGGCCTCCTCGGCGCTGGAATCCGCCTCTCTGCGGAGAGAGCAAGAGCGGTGAGGGCCGGGGCGCCGCGAGGTAGATGGGGCCAGATGGGGCGACGGTCCCCGGCTCCCCCCACACTTACCGGCTGCAGCGGCAGAGGTCGAGCGGACTGAATGGGACGGGGTGCGCAGGCGCGGCGGGGGCGAGGAGCGCccggatgtggggggggggaggcaaacgCGGAAGCCCAAGGTCACTTTGTAGCCACTTTATTGGTCCCGCCGCAGGGGGCGGGACTGAGCCGCGCCGAGCGCAGCCTCTGTGGGTCGGCCCCGGCTCCGCCCACGCTCAGGTCGCGCGCGCCCTGTTCGTGGCCCTGCGCACCCGAGTCCCGGTTTCTTCCCGCGCTCACCTTCCTAGCGTAGGGCCAGGGCCGTTCGCCAGCGAGATCCCTCTGAGGAGCCGGGCCGGAGGGCCAAGCGAGCATGGGCAGGCGCCAAAGCCGCAGtgggagctggtccctgccccgaagagcctACGGTGtttcccagctgccccacccgGGCTCCTGGCGTGCCTCCTGGGCGCTAGGCCCCTGGTACTTCCTCTGAGAAATCACTTCCAGTGACACCACCTTTGTTTCCGCTGCTTTCACACATCACAGAAGTGCTGCCCCTTTTACTGGTCCAAAAAGTTTCGGATCAGTTTTTGTGCTCACTTTCTTTCCTAGTGAAAATTGCTGCCAAGGAACCACAACCATTATTCTTATGGGACAGCTCCCTGCAATGCTTTAGGCCATAGCCCCACATTACAGGGCTTGGTCTTTGCATTGTTGTTGTTGACGTGCAGGACAAGAGTATGTTGACTTGATACTGGGAATTACATCTCCAGTAAAGGGCATCCCTAAAATAGTGGAGAAGTTTTACCCTAGTTAAAAcattaatgcaaaataaatgcaaagaCCAGACTAAGAtttccaagaaaaaaattgaagttgCTTGTTAGTACTTTATGataatctaggaacaaagaatacaggACCATACCAACCAAATGAAGGACTGGAAAGCAGTaatgctgaaaaggatttaggagtcaTATTGGACAAGTAGCTCAGCATAAGTTCCCAATGTAatgtggtcaaaagggctaatgtgatcctgggatatATAAACagaggagtagggaggtgattttacctcccTTCACCACCTTAGTGAGACCAATTCTGGAATACTGCAGACAGTGCtggtgtttccattttaaaaaaatatgctgaaAAAATGAGGATGCAGAAAAGAACCACACAAATGATCCAAGGGTTGCAAAAAAATACAGCGAAAAACTTAAGAGTTAAAACTGTTTAGCTTATGgaaaagattgagaggtgacttgactACAATGTAAAAGTACCATTCTGGGGAGAAAATACAGGGTACTAAAGGGTACTCTTTAATTTAGTGGAAAAAGGCATAGCAAGAAACAAAGCCGgataaatttaaattagaaataaggcttcattttaacagtgaaagtgattaaccattggaacaaactaccaagggaagtggttgTTTCCCCACCTCGTGTCTTCAAATTAAGGTGGGATGCTTTATTGGAAGATATACATTAGTCAGacacaagttattgagctcaGACAGAGAGAGCTAGGTGAAATACAATGGcctgttatacaagaggtcagactagatctaatggttccttctgaccttaaaaatctattaagcTACAAATTAGTTATTTTGTAATTGACATTGGTGTACCCATCAGTGTACAAGACACAGAAGAATGATCACTTCCCCAATCATCTTGCATTATAAAAGGTCAAGTACCacaaatcagacataaaacaCACCAGGTGACCTAGAGGAAAGTTCAGTCTtaaagcttttgtttgtttttctgaatagTTAAGTGGTGATATTTTTACTAATGCAGCAGTGTGGAAGAAAAGAGTTCTAGCATTGGTGGCAGTGAGGCCTTATTCCTGCAGCGAGCTCTGCATGAGTGAACCCCTGCCTGtgtgcagagtcccactgaaatcaatcggACCCCTCCAGGCGCAACAGGGGCTGTCCCTGTGGAGCTCATTACAAGATTTGATCCTAATGCGGCAGGACTTTGGGCCTGAACTGCCAAAACCTACTTATGCGACTAGTCAATAGCAGTACTcaagtaagggtttgcaggatcaagcccttagtaaGTAAAATTCCTTTTGAGATAAATTTAGTTACACCAAGTATATGATTATAAAGCTCTATGTTTTAGTTGTCAGTATCACAATGATTTCCATTTCTAGTACTTTAATAACTGAGTTTTTTTGAGATAACAGTTTTCAGATTGACATATCAATGTTCTTTACTAATGCTGCCAAATGGGAAACATGCACTTTTTCCAgaacatttcaaattttgcataagccaataataaaaattaatcccTAATACACATTTTATCTTCTGTAATCCAAATTATGAAATGTTTGGaaaatgcttaaatattttctttgctaCTAATGATTTCCACCACTGATGTACATACAGAAAGAGAAAGGGAGTCAGAGAGCGTGCATGTTTTGCTCAGTGATGGACTTTTTATTCTCAGGTCCTCAATGAAGGCACCAGATTGACAATTAGGACTTGTTTACATGTGGGGAGTATATGAAGCTTTTTGCTGCATGTCTGGTAAAGCACTGTATGCAAGCTGCACCACTAGCATGCACTTGCAATGCCTGTTCCACTTTTCATCGTGCATACACATGGCAACAGCTTGTGAACTGAGGGTGTTATGTTCCTGGAAGATATCCAATTGTCCTTTGcttcatagccctggtctacactaggagtagaggtcgaatttagcagcattaaatcgatttaaccctgcacccgtccacacgacgaagcccttccccccccccccgacttaaagggctcttaaaattgatttctttactccacccccgacaaggggattagcctgaaatcagccttgctaggtcaaatttggggtagtgtggatgcaattcaacagtattggcctccgggagctatcccagagtgctccattgtgaccactctggaccaAACTCTCAACTAGTGTGCATCTTGGGATTCTTTTCACTGTGAGTTGTGGGAAGCCAGGTGActtcaaatttttgaaaaatccctTATTTCCACCCTGTTAATTTCTGGGCAGGCTAGCACCATTTTTGAGTTACTGTTGGCCAGCCTGGACCCAGCAATGCTCTGCTCCACCATAGTGGGAGCCATGCATACACAGAGGCTGCTTGGGGTATATTTCAGCACTcagagctggacaaattcagcTTTGTAGACCACCCACTGCATGTATAATGTGGCAGCTTCTCCAGCAGCACTAGGAGATTCAGTGATGTGGGAAGTGGGATGAGAAAGGAAAAAGTTGGTACGAGAGGAGCTGTTCCTGGATCAGCTACACAGAGTAGAGCCATTTCTGGGCTTGGGAGACCAGCATGGATTGGTGGGAAAGGATTGTTATGTGGacctgggatgacaagcagtgatAAGAATTTCAGGATGGGAAGGGGCATCTGTGACACTGTACCCCCACATTCAACACTATTATACGATTAtattttttgtacaaagtatgccttgtgaggtatcatttgagaaGTCACAATCTGTTGACCATTACAATGCTGCTGACTTGTATAGATTaccattgtatgtgaagttatgaagtttgctatatgtttgttactgaaatatgttgcgaGTCTGGGAGATGCCCACAGCTGGCCTTTTGGTATCAACAAAGGAGCAACTACCAACCTTAAGACAGAGTTACATTAGGACATTAGCCAGCCACACGTTGATGGCCCATTAATGAAAATCCACCCTCCCACTGGTCCCTCCTGAAGCACATAAACAATGGAGCCCAGTGTCTCAGCAGGGCACATAGAAAGTGTGACCCTTGATTCCTCCATGTTTGGGACAGTATCCACGCACATGGATTGGGGAAGTATAAATAGGAGACTGTGACATCAGCCCCAggcctcccttctcctcctccacctaccCCAAAGGCAACAAGAATGCTGAAAAGGCAAATTTAACTGGGGAGATTAGTTCCAGGCTGAGAAGGgaattcagcctgtgtattaagaataCTGTAACCTGCCCACAACATCCAGTTggatgagaaaagctgtttgattcaaatcttgaaTAGTCTGATAAAGTTTAGAATTTAGActgattttacttttgtttcttatGGTAACCATCTCTATCCTTTATGCCTACCTGTAAGGGTGTGGACTCACCCCTggggcacctcctgctggtcttcatcaggaattagctcaccagactccagagcaccctctgcaggccagtgatctGCCTTACCACTAGCCCTGCATCCCTCCCAGACTTGGTGCTCCTTGGATGGCTGTCCCTTGGCAGTACACCCACTGTCTCTCACAGttccccccagaacccccaccttgcctcagtgtaAGGCTACTAccagtcaccaactagccccttgtatcagggcagactgcagtgtaaaagccACTCATCACTGACAAGGAGGGGCTTGAACCTTCTGCTTCAGCCTACCCATGGGCTACCCCTCTGCAACCCTAGTATCTGCCTAGCCTCCTACTAAACCATAGCCTGGGATTTTCCAGGCCAGAGTACACCAGCTCCCTtgacctttccccagccctgtgccaacCAAGGTACTCTCTCTCTGTTCCCTACaaccaggtccctccctctccaaagACAAGTGAATGAGTCTCAACTTCTAGCTCACTGCCTACTTATAAGGCCAGCTGAGCCCTaattggggcgtggccccagctgagcCTACTTCCCTACTCAGCCTGGGCTACTTAccacagccacagccctctcctgggctgttctaAGCCCCTTGAGGTAGGAGTGGTTGTCTACTTTGCTACACTACCACTtataatttaaaatctatttttctgtagttaaacttattttaacGTTTTACACTGACtggtgagtttgtctaaagtgcttggggaatctgctcagatcacaaaggctggtgcatgtctaTTATCCTTTGACAAAGTgatgaactaattaatgagcttgcattgttcaagagAAGCTCTTGAGTAGTGTTAGATGGTACATTTCTGGGGCACCAGGCTgggggaatttgctggtgtttccCCGTGTATGGTTCATGTGTGGCTTATAGAGTATTCATGGAActtagctgggtgtgtccctgatGTTGTTGGccgagtgatcacagcacctggaggggtttactgcttgtcactagcacagcattgagagacagcccaggctggagagttaagggggctcAGCAGTTCCACACTTCCAAGTTGTACCCTGGGGATCTGTCACTCTACCTTTTTTGAAATATGGGCTGGACTGaccctggagctgcagcagcagcataccAACATGCACTTTCCCCATAAATGTGAAGAATCTAGTTGCCACTGACACTTGGAAGCTGGCCACTCCAAAATGCTACTATTTCATGGCCAGCCAGTTTGGCGGGGGGAGATCAAATGTTGAGGCCATTGTCATGCAGTGCATGATGCCATGAAAAAGGTACTATTGCACTGGGTTATAAAACTGGGTAATACTCAGGAAATTGATGGCTTTGCAAGCATAGGGTTCCAAAACTTTATTGAGGTAATTGATGGAACCCACGTGCCTATCATTTGCCCCCCACACCAGGGTacagaatttataaacagaaaggtTGATTATGCAATGGTGCTCCAAGAGCTGGTTGACAACTATGGCAAGATTACAAATATAAATGTAGGACAGTCCGGAAGAGACCTGATGCTATGATCTTTCGTAACTCAGGTGTATTTGCATTAATGGAGAAAGGACTGTTTACCCCCAGCATAACACTATGGACATTAATGGAGTGATGTTTCTCCAATTATTCTGGAATACCTAGCTTATCTCCTGCTTCCCTGGTTAAATTAAGCCTTTCACAGGTTGCATGGACAGAAGGAAGGCACTTTTAAACTATGAGTCAGCAGTTGCAGAATGGTtgtggagtgtgcatttggccatttgaTAAGGAAAGGGTACTGTTTGTGGAATAGGttggaagcagcagagaaaaaggAGTTCACCATTATAATAGCATATTGTATTCTGTGAGACCCAGGGAAAAACCTTTAATGATGGGTGGGAGGCGGAGGTGCAGCCAGCAAGGTATCCTATAGAAAACGGAAACACCCAGTGGAATATTGTTAGGGATGCCTATTGTTCTTATTTTGACTCTCACGCCTGAAAATGCGCAGCTGTACATCCAACTGTTAGCCTGTTTGGGTGAGGGCAGGGTGTGTCGTAAGCTATCATGTGTCATTGTGGTATAGTATATGGATGGTGGAAGTGGGAGCttgcctattttttttaaaactccatgatttttcctttttgtaaaggGATTTCTGGCTTCTATTCAGTGAGGAGTTAAAATGGatgatttttaaactgtttttattatGAGACAACAAACAGTAATGTAACAAATAAATATAGGTTCAATTAAAACTTTATTATCAAAACAATTGTTACctgaaacaaaccaacaaaccaaGCTACCAACCCCCAACTGTGGAAAAACCATTAAGCGACAACAGTGCAGCCAAAACTGAAAATTCAGGGCAGAACAATTAAGTCAGTGGACGGTTAAAATCAGAAGTGAGTATACGTCTTTGCTCCTCCTCATCTTGTCTGCAGGGCTACTGGGGTGGAATAGCATGCCTCAAACTTGTCAGGAGGGCGCAAAAGTGCTGGTCTCCTTACTGTAAATATTCTCTGTGCCCAGAGGTTGACTGGGTGAGGAGAATGTCTGTGTAAGTACGGTAGGGAGGAGTGGTCCCACTAACTTGTATTGTCAAGGAGCTGAAGAACATGGTGGGGTCCAGGTGCACAGGTCTGCAGTGCCTACTGTCCAAGCAGGAGCATGTCGTATATTTTGGCTTAATGTAGTCTCCACGAGCTGCCTCTGCATCTCTCTGCCCTTTTCCATGTACTCTTTGGCTATGGCAATGTTTTTCCTGGTGACTCCCATTCTGTCCTCAGCCACTGCCACAATCTTTTATGAgagttctttttcttctctctctgggtCCTCAAATAGTGCTGTACCTCTCACccaattttggatttttttaagggACTCTGTGATGCGTTCTGAAAACATCTTATCCCGAGTCTTCCTTTTTTGTCGCCCGCCCCCTCACGTTGGCCAGGCCCTCTGCCGCTGGTAAAGGCCCTGTCCTTGATT of the Dermochelys coriacea isolate rDerCor1 chromosome 11, rDerCor1.pri.v4, whole genome shotgun sequence genome contains:
- the ATP5MC3 gene encoding ATP synthase F(0) complex subunit C3, mitochondrial isoform X1; this encodes MFACVKLASSPALIRVGSRVLYRPISASVLSKPEIRTGEGSSTLNGAQNAVSQVALREFQTSAVSRDIDTAAKFIGAGAATVGVAGSGAGIGTVFGSLIIGYARNPSLKQQLFSYAILGFALSEAMGLFCLMVAFLILFAM
- the ATP5MC3 gene encoding ATP synthase F(0) complex subunit C3, mitochondrial isoform X2 translates to MFACVKLASSPALIRVGSRVLYRPISASVLSKPEGSSTLNGAQNAVSQVALREFQTSAVSRDIDTAAKFIGAGAATVGVAGSGAGIGTVFGSLIIGYARNPSLKQQLFSYAILGFALSEAMGLFCLMVAFLILFAM